A window of Daucus carota subsp. sativus chromosome 2, DH1 v3.0, whole genome shotgun sequence genomic DNA:
AGAAGTATTCGACAAATCATGCACACACACAACTGTGACAGCCAGACAAGAACTACACAAGTGTTAGAGACCTGAGAAGCAGATGATGTCCACCGTACTTATGTTTTGATTTCCCCTAATTTTAAGTCttgaaagaatttaattaaactCACAAGTTTCAACTGCTTCTCATATGCAGATCCTTGTGCTCACGTCTTTCTATTTTATCAACGAAGCAGCTTCTCTTTCATTCAAATATGAAGAAATCCTCTTGTTATTTTGCCTCTGCTTAACCCATTATAGGTACTTGACAATAATATGGAATgtttattttgggatttggcTTCTAAATTTCGAATATTTCCCTCTTTGCTACATTTGATGTTTAACTAATTATTCTGATTTATTGTCACAATGCTCACTTTCTTGTTTTTGTCTTCCCACAAGTGGGTTTTGTTTGAAGTTTAGTTTAGAGTGATAACAGGACTGAAACAAGTTTTGTCTGGGATTAGATTGAAATTTGAGTAATTGGGTGTTTAAAGTTTTGAGCTTTTTACTTTTTGGGTAAATGTAATATGAATATATTCAGATTAAGAATTTCTCTAGTGGGGATTATCATTTTTAGAAATGTCTTCTGGAAGTGTAGGATTGAGGTCCATTAGTTTTTCCCCCAGTTtccaattttattataattgtcATTATCTGGTAAAATGTGATAGAGGGTGAGAGTTGAGTTTTCGGGGCAGGAGGGGGGAACTTAAGCGTGCAATATGTTTTACTTCCGGGTATTCTGTAATATAGGTGTAATAAATGAGAGTGCTTACAGCTACTCGTGCATATTAATTAAAGAATACCTTGGATTAAATAGACCAGGGTGAGCGCATGGTTTTGAGAGGTAGTTTTGGATCATATAGACTATGATGAGAATGTGGTATCAATCGGTAGTATATATCTATCTGATTTGATAAATTACATTTAAGAATATCGACGCATGAGATATACATAAAGAGTCTGAGCTGGTAACTTTACCAACGACACTTGTCACGTTTATAAACTGGTGTCGGCATTTGACATGCCTGGTAAAGTAGATTTTTAGGGCTTTTAGAGACTTCGAGGCAAACTTTTTCCATATAGAGTGGTTAACAGAGAAAACTCAGctattgtttttcaaaaaatgGTGCATTCTAAAACAGATTGGGAGTGCAAATCTACCTATAAAGTTAGTACGAATTCACATGGAATTAATCTGGTTGCGTTAAGCAACGAAGGAGGATCAACACAGGTTATATTCTTTTGTTCATACTTTTATCTAATTAGATTTATTTATGTGACAAATTCAGTAATTCGAATGTAGGATCTTTCTTCGCTGATCATTAAATGGTTATAAAATCAGTATCTGTTGTCAATCTCAGGTTACTGTAGAAAGAGGACATGTCACTTCATGGCGGAACAAACAAGGGGACGAACTCCTTTTCACCAGTACAAAGGTCTGAATTACTAACTTTGTTTAGTGTTTCCAGTAATCTATTTAACGAAAGGGTGTATCATCTAAACTTCAAAAATTAGTGTAATTTCCATCGATTTTGCTTGATtcatttatgtattttattgtATGTATGTTAAGTACCAGCCATTGCAAAAAACTGTTTGTCCTTTACACAAATTCCTAAACTCTATGAATTAAAATGGCTTTCTTTATGGAACGCTGGAGCATGATGATTTGCCACATGATTACATAGCTTGGCCGAGTTCCCTGACTGatgagaattatatatataacatttacTTAATTTGGCGGTGAAGTCTAGATTTTGTTTGGAaggcaaatttattaaaaagaatggAATGCATAGTAAGTTGTATGCGGAGGAATCTGcatttatgtgatatttatgatttattccTTTCTGCACAATCAATTTTTGTGTTACATTAGGATAATAAcatttattcaattttcaattatGCAGTGAAGTAGAACCCATAACTCTAATTAGATGTAATCACACAACAGGTTAATACGTATAGATGTTTAGTGAAGCTAGCAGGCGGACAGTTTACAATTTAACAAGTAAGGTCATATATCTCTGTGGAGTTTGAAGCTTATGTCATCATATATATGTAGGGTTGCTGGAGAAGTCCgacaatatttttttgttaaactgAATATAGTGACCTTTTGGAAGTGAGATATCATGTATGTTCATTTCAACAGAAGTGGAGATGTGGAACTGAGGAAAAATGGCGAAAGAAAAATTAGCCTCCTATTAGAAATGTTGAAAAAAACAACACAATTATGTATCTCAGACAAACATTACTTCTGCCTCTTGTGTGCCTATGGCATTGAAATGTATAATCCGTAGACTTTCTAGCCCTACTTCTGCGCCTCTTGCTTACCACTGCCATATTACTGTATAGCATTTAGACTATCTTGCACTACGTCTGCCTTTTATGTGTCACTGTCATTGCCGTGTATGATATGTACTGAGTAGACCTTCTTGCTGTTAGTTACAATATGTGTACTTTATTAGGATGTAGCTGTAAGTTCTTTTCTCTCTCTTGCTGTTGAGGTGCCTTTAAAATATATCTGTAATTGCCTCATGACAGAAATTTCAATAAGAAATAATATCTTGGATTTTGGTGCTGGTTACATCAAATAATGACCAGAACGCCTACTTTAGAAACTAGAAAACTAAAGGGCGGAGAACAGTTGTAAGCTTAAAATGTGGCTGATGTATATGTTGACTGAGTAATAGAGTCATACAAGTTATGCTGCTTACTATACTAggtgtaattttatatatacctgaacatatgtatttttgttttctgaAGATCCCTAGGCCCCCTAGTGCAGCGCGAGGAGGCATCCCTGTTTGTTTTCCCCAGGTATATTGGTATacttattattgttataaatgGTGTGGTCatgttatttgaaattattgTAGATGCATTTCTTACACTTTCTGTAGTTTGGCCCCTCGGCTTCTCTTGAAGCAAACGGTCAGGCAAGGAATGAAGGCTGGAAAATTGACAATGACCCTCCCCCCCTAATACATAAGTATTGCCGGGGAAAATCTTACGTTGACTTGCTACGTAAGCCTTCCAAGGAAGAGCTCAGAAGATGGCCTCATAGGTTAGCTTTAGATGTATTTTCCCTACTAATTTACATAGTAGAAGCATATCTTAGTTAGGCCAGACTTGTGGTATGGAGTTCTTTTCGAAATACGTATATGGACCCCCCAAAAAAATCTGTACTATTTGCaaatgttttcaatttttttttcccataTACATTGTGttttctcacaaaaaatacAGCTTCAACCGttgttttttataaatcgaattgATAAAACTGCAAAGAAGAAAATATATGTTACATGTTCCGATATGGTTTTGCTGTTTAATTTCATGGAGACTTCATTATGTTTTATAGGTTTGAGATGATACGAACCTCTTACAGAAACATTTTGTACATAGTGAAATTGGTGTATTACTTCTTTTATAAGTATGCGTTTATATGTTTTTACATCTGAAATCATTTTTGTGGGTAGCGAAACAGCAGGAcagtaaaaaacaaaaaagagttTCTTTTCTAAATGCATGTTGGTGATTATTAGCAatctacatatattaatatgatGTTTTCTGATATAGCTTCCTTTCTTCGTCTTCCTTAGTTATGAGTTTCGACTCAGGGTTTTGCTTGCATATGACGGGAATCTTAACATGATATCGCGCATCAGGAACATTGACAGCAAGCCATTTAGTTTCTCATTTGGATACCATACATATTTGTCTGTTTCAGATATAAGGTACAAAACTGAATTTCTGAATACAGATACTCTGTTATTGGTTGTCATGTGCTGTAGCATGAATCATCTTGTTTCTGTAGATGTGATAAAAAGTGAAACCAGGACTGTGGAAACAGTACTTGGCTAAGTTGGCAGTGTCATTTAAGTACATATAAAAACCTTTGCTAATGTAGATAGATTTATGTTTTTCCATTCCGTGGATGGCATTTCTTAATTTTCTGCAATCTACCAGACTTGTGCCAAGTAAACCACCTCCCTATCAGCTTATAAGAGAATATATAACTTGAAAGTAAAAGAGGCTTATGCTACTTAGCAACAAAAGGAAAGGGAGAGGCTTATGCTACTTCGGGAAAAAAAAAGGAGGCTTATGCTAAATTCTGCTTTAATATTCTTATAAAAGCATATCAATTGTTTTGAGTAGGTGACAAAATGATAAGTATTTAGGCCATTATCAACACAATCTGAGAGAGAAATGATCAAAATGGCACATCTTTACATGTCTAATAGTTGAAAAACATCTGCATGTGCTATGAGTTACATGAGTAACACTTgcaaataaatgtattttttgcacaaaaaaaaatactaaaaaatgtgTTCCAGTAATAACACAGTTTTTAATAGTGTGGCGCGGGTGCTAAAATGGGCCACCTTGTCAGATGTGCAGTTTAGACACTTGCCCCCATATTTGgtaatatt
This region includes:
- the LOC108206071 gene encoding putative glucose-6-phosphate 1-epimerase gives rise to the protein MVHSKTDWECKSTYKVSTNSHGINLVALSNEGGSTQVTVERGHVTSWRNKQGDELLFTSTKIPRPPSAARGGIPVCFPQFGPSASLEANGQARNEGWKIDNDPPPLIHKYCRGKSYVDLLRKPSKEELRRWPHSYEFRLRVLLAYDGNLNMISRIRNIDSKPFSFSFGYHTYLSVSDISEVRIEGLETLDYLDNLSDRKRFTEHGDAITFESEVDRAYLCTPSCIAVVDHGKKRTVVIKKEGLPDAVVWNPWERKSKTMADFGKVDYRKMVCVDGAVIERPIALKPGEEWTGCLELEHVPSSFCSDKYDSRLKHF